From one Butyricimonas faecihominis genomic stretch:
- the leuS gene encoding leucine--tRNA ligase — translation MEYNFKEVEKKWQSYWQENKTYRVEVDPSKPKYYVLDMFPYPSGAGLHVGHPLGYIASDIYSRYKHLKGFNVLHPMGYDAYGLPAEQYAIQTGQHPAITTEKNIRRYREQMDKIGFSFDWDREIRTCDPEYYKWTQWTFIQMFNSFYCYDEQKAMPITELVKAFEAVGTQGLNVACGEEMDFTAEEWKNKSTKEQQEILLNYRLAYLADTMVNWCPQLGTVLANDEVKEGLSLRGGYPVVQKKMRQWSLRVSAYAQRLLDGLDNIDWSDSLKDIQRNWIGRSQGADVRFDVKDSDLKLEIFTTRPDTIFGVSFMVLAPESDYVKPLTTPEQADAVAEYLDYVSKRTERERQTEVKKVTGVFTGSYAINPFTNEAIPIWISEYVLSGYGTGAIMAVPGHDSRDYAFAKHFNLPIVPVVDDGEGHDMSEGSYDAKAGKMINSGIINGMEVKEAIAYIAGEVEKRGIGKSKINYRLRDAIFSRQRYWGEPFPVYYKDDLPYMLDESKLPLELPEVDKYLPTESGEPPLGRAKNWKTEDGYPLELNTMPGFAGSSAYFLRYMDPHNNKALVDHEICNYWKNVDLYLGGSEHATGHLIYARFWNMFLYDLGVACEEEPFKKLINQGMIQGRSNFVYRIQGTNTFVSVGLKDQYKTTEIHVDVNIVKNDVLDQDAFRAWMPEYANAEFILENGKYICGWAIEKMSKSMFNVVNPDTIIEEYGADTLRLYEMFLGPLEFSKPWDTQGIDGVYKFLRKFWRLFQVGEDFSVSDETPSREELKVLHKTIKKVEYDIENFSFNTSIPAFMICTNELTALKCNKRAVLEPLVIALAPFAPHMAEELWSLLGHTQSITKESFPKWEEKFLVEDAFEYPVSFNGKVRFKLSMPLTATNADIEAAVKAAPESTKWLEGKEIKKMIIVPKKIVNIVIG, via the coding sequence ATGGAATACAATTTCAAGGAAGTCGAAAAAAAGTGGCAAAGCTACTGGCAAGAAAACAAAACTTACCGGGTGGAAGTCGATCCTTCTAAGCCCAAATATTACGTGTTGGATATGTTTCCTTACCCATCCGGGGCAGGGTTGCACGTGGGACACCCGCTAGGCTACATCGCTTCCGACATCTATTCCCGTTACAAACATCTGAAAGGATTCAATGTCCTGCATCCCATGGGATATGACGCGTATGGTCTGCCCGCGGAGCAATATGCCATCCAAACCGGACAACATCCGGCCATCACCACGGAGAAAAACATCCGTCGCTACCGGGAACAAATGGATAAAATCGGATTCTCCTTCGACTGGGACCGTGAAATCCGGACCTGCGACCCGGAATACTACAAATGGACCCAATGGACTTTTATCCAGATGTTCAACAGTTTTTATTGCTACGACGAGCAAAAAGCCATGCCAATTACCGAACTGGTAAAAGCATTCGAGGCCGTCGGAACCCAAGGATTAAACGTCGCTTGCGGTGAGGAGATGGACTTTACCGCCGAGGAATGGAAAAACAAGAGTACGAAAGAACAACAAGAAATATTACTGAACTACCGTCTTGCCTACTTGGCTGACACCATGGTAAACTGGTGTCCCCAACTGGGAACTGTGCTGGCAAATGACGAGGTAAAGGAAGGATTATCTCTTCGCGGAGGTTATCCCGTGGTACAAAAGAAAATGCGTCAATGGTCATTGCGGGTTTCCGCGTACGCCCAAAGATTGCTTGACGGGCTTGACAACATTGATTGGTCCGACTCCTTGAAAGACATCCAACGTAACTGGATCGGTCGTTCACAAGGAGCAGATGTGAGGTTCGACGTGAAAGACTCCGATCTGAAATTAGAGATTTTCACCACCCGCCCCGACACCATCTTCGGGGTTAGTTTCATGGTTTTGGCTCCCGAATCAGACTACGTAAAACCGTTAACAACTCCCGAACAGGCTGACGCCGTTGCCGAATATTTGGATTACGTGTCCAAACGCACGGAACGGGAACGCCAGACCGAAGTGAAAAAGGTTACGGGAGTCTTCACCGGATCTTATGCCATCAACCCGTTCACCAACGAGGCTATACCCATCTGGATCAGTGAATACGTCCTTTCCGGCTACGGAACCGGAGCCATCATGGCTGTACCGGGACACGATAGCCGTGACTACGCCTTCGCCAAACACTTCAACCTGCCCATCGTACCCGTTGTCGATGACGGGGAAGGACACGATATGTCGGAAGGCTCCTACGATGCAAAAGCAGGTAAAATGATCAATAGCGGCATTATCAACGGCATGGAAGTCAAAGAGGCCATCGCCTACATTGCCGGAGAAGTAGAAAAAAGAGGCATCGGTAAAAGCAAAATCAACTACCGCCTGCGTGATGCCATCTTCAGCCGCCAACGTTACTGGGGAGAACCGTTCCCCGTGTATTACAAGGACGACCTTCCTTACATGCTGGACGAATCCAAACTTCCGCTGGAACTGCCGGAAGTCGATAAATACCTGCCCACCGAGAGCGGGGAACCACCCCTCGGACGGGCTAAAAACTGGAAAACAGAAGACGGTTATCCATTAGAATTAAACACGATGCCCGGTTTCGCCGGTTCATCCGCTTATTTCTTACGTTACATGGATCCCCACAACAATAAGGCATTAGTTGATCACGAAATATGCAACTATTGGAAAAATGTTGATCTTTACCTCGGTGGTTCCGAACATGCCACAGGTCACTTGATCTACGCCCGTTTCTGGAATATGTTTCTGTATGACCTCGGCGTGGCTTGTGAAGAAGAACCCTTCAAAAAACTGATCAATCAAGGAATGATCCAAGGACGTTCAAACTTCGTGTACAGAATACAAGGCACAAACACCTTTGTTTCCGTCGGACTGAAAGATCAATATAAAACCACGGAAATCCACGTGGATGTCAACATCGTCAAGAACGACGTGCTGGATCAAGACGCCTTCCGGGCTTGGATGCCAGAGTACGCCAATGCCGAGTTCATCTTGGAAAACGGGAAATACATCTGTGGATGGGCTATTGAAAAGATGTCAAAATCCATGTTCAACGTGGTAAATCCCGACACGATCATCGAAGAATACGGGGCCGACACGTTACGCCTGTACGAGATGTTCCTCGGACCGCTGGAATTCAGCAAACCTTGGGACACGCAAGGGATTGACGGGGTGTACAAATTCTTACGCAAATTCTGGCGCCTGTTCCAAGTCGGTGAAGACTTCAGCGTAAGCGACGAAACTCCTTCCAGAGAAGAGTTAAAAGTGCTGCACAAAACCATCAAAAAAGTGGAATACGACATCGAGAACTTCTCTTTCAACACGTCCATTCCGGCATTCATGATTTGCACGAACGAATTGACCGCCTTGAAATGTAACAAACGGGCCGTCCTAGAACCCCTCGTAATCGCTCTCGCACCTTTCGCCCCACACATGGCGGAAGAACTATGGAGCTTGTTGGGACACACTCAAAGTATCACGAAAGAGTCATTCCCCAAATGGGAAGAAAAATTTCTAGTGGAGGACGCTTTTGAATACCCGGTATCTTTCAACGGCAAAGTTCGTTTCAAACTATCCATGCCCTTAACGGCAACCAATGCTGATATTGAGGCCGCAGTCAAAGCCGCACCCGAATCAACGAAATGGTTAGAAGGAAAAGAGATCAAAAAAATGATTATCGTCCCGAAGAAAATCGTGAACATCGTTATCGGATAA
- a CDS encoding HmuY family protein: MKKMNWFLVVIMLFGACFAACTDDDDNGGSWDGESVTVDCDPYDAWSYFSFKEGKTVKTLKVKSMEGAVTGVYYGDLSSSTLIKNTDSLLMVINEGVGDTVVISFPACEIGGMSGTETTGASFSLKAIAKKEGNVWNISSEKSVVTMEKEDETTTDYYMSINGTIGTTKDADFSLALYMNVKAMEDGGMQMNMGGTFAGESTGKTYGVDGDETSFDWDIAFHRYDIKTNGGAAVMLQTTDLESVTSASVTGESFTSDVDGEVMVDMSGMMSGFVGYQPTKVNEVLAKWVTATPTGSMPPYSYEINGKVFVVKTAGGEYAKLRFTDMSDATGKNEAATFDYEFPLK, translated from the coding sequence ATGAAAAAGATGAATTGGTTTCTTGTGGTTATCATGTTGTTCGGTGCGTGTTTTGCGGCTTGTACGGATGATGATGATAACGGTGGTTCTTGGGATGGAGAGTCCGTTACCGTAGATTGTGATCCATATGATGCTTGGTCATATTTTAGTTTCAAAGAGGGGAAGACGGTGAAAACGTTGAAAGTGAAGAGTATGGAAGGGGCTGTGACGGGAGTGTATTACGGAGATTTGAGTTCTAGTACTCTTATAAAGAATACCGATTCTTTGTTGATGGTGATTAATGAAGGCGTTGGTGATACCGTGGTTATTTCCTTCCCGGCTTGTGAAATTGGTGGAATGAGTGGAACAGAAACAACGGGTGCTAGTTTTTCTTTAAAAGCCATTGCAAAGAAAGAGGGGAATGTATGGAATATCTCAAGTGAGAAGTCGGTTGTTACGATGGAAAAGGAAGATGAAACCACGACGGATTATTATATGTCGATAAACGGAACAATCGGTACGACGAAAGATGCAGACTTTAGTCTTGCTCTGTATATGAATGTAAAGGCCATGGAAGATGGAGGTATGCAGATGAATATGGGAGGAACCTTTGCAGGGGAATCTACCGGAAAGACTTATGGAGTGGATGGTGATGAAACTTCTTTCGATTGGGATATTGCTTTCCATCGGTATGATATAAAAACGAATGGTGGGGCAGCCGTCATGTTACAGACCACGGATTTGGAAAGTGTTACTTCTGCCAGTGTTACCGGAGAAAGTTTCACTTCAGATGTGGATGGGGAAGTCATGGTGGATATGTCGGGAATGATGAGTGGTTTTGTTGGGTATCAACCCACGAAGGTTAACGAAGTGCTGGCTAAATGGGTAACGGCAACTCCTACCGGATCAATGCCCCCGTATTCTTATGAAATTAATGGTAAAGTGTTTGTTGTGAAGACTGCCGGCGGCGAATATGCAAAATTGCGTTTCACGGATATGTCTGATGCCACGGGTAAGAATGAGGCGGCTACATTTGATTACGAGTTTCCTCTAAAATAA
- a CDS encoding TonB-dependent receptor, which translates to MRRDLLILFFILLSSALMADERTNEAPSFKVQGIVTDEKGEGLPGASVWVKGTVVGAGTNAKGEFSFKLSSKNKCVLRVSFTGYEPQEREVTPGVDSLYRFVLESSNNALNEVVITGTRTLKPLKDVPVLTRVISSEDIAQVNPLDLQSLLEYEMPGLQFGLAHGSGLPELKFQGSAGGYVLFMIDGERVAGEGSSNNIDYSLIDMDNVERIEIVKGPMSTLYGSQAMGGVVNIITKDANRPFTGNVSVRYGNNDESKYSLSLGTKQGRFSALTSLSYRKRDAYALKDEEGQIEYSYYKDIYGRDSVVADTSEKGMSSVNGFEIWQANQKLSYTFNENFRISLNGTYYNNDVLEYVEQKEKDRFSNYSINPRVYYAINDSHILDFSYVFENYEKRYVYTTSLPSKKVFGDLTNTVRLNYTGYIHEKHTLTAGIEVNTQKLQHYWFDNGSGKKFDAQTYVLYLQEDYEVSDSFSVLAGVRSDCHSKYGFHASPKISLMYKYGVLTLRGGYGMGFRIPSLKELHSEYDMGGQGFFMIYGNEDLEPEISHQGTFSAEVTKGIFNGSVSGYYTRFFDEIALGLTSDGKDQQYYNADDATRTGVDVMAQFRFKNGLTLKGAYAYIDVHSEVDGYNMASDRPHSLTFTANYSKTFGKVALSAALNGRWMSSVETWYKNSAGGYVKNEYESRTFCSLNLGARFPRGFRFTAGIDNLFDFKDKNVTADQSVTPQRGIGFIGTLSVNIADLLKL; encoded by the coding sequence ATGAGGCGTGATTTGTTGATATTGTTTTTTATTCTTTTGTCATCAGCATTGATGGCTGATGAGCGTACCAATGAGGCTCCTTCTTTTAAAGTGCAGGGAATTGTTACCGATGAGAAGGGCGAGGGATTGCCGGGAGCATCCGTGTGGGTAAAAGGAACGGTGGTCGGGGCCGGGACAAATGCTAAAGGGGAGTTTTCTTTTAAGTTGTCATCGAAGAATAAGTGTGTGTTACGGGTGAGTTTCACGGGCTATGAACCGCAAGAGCGGGAAGTGACCCCCGGGGTTGACAGTTTGTATCGTTTCGTGTTGGAGTCGAGTAATAACGCGTTGAATGAGGTAGTGATCACGGGAACCCGTACGCTGAAACCGTTGAAGGATGTTCCGGTGCTTACCCGCGTGATTTCATCGGAAGATATAGCACAGGTGAATCCATTGGATTTGCAAAGTTTACTGGAATATGAAATGCCGGGTTTGCAGTTCGGGCTGGCCCATGGTTCCGGATTGCCGGAGTTGAAATTCCAAGGATCTGCCGGAGGATACGTGTTATTTATGATTGATGGAGAACGTGTTGCCGGAGAGGGGTCCAGTAATAATATTGATTATAGTTTGATTGATATGGATAATGTGGAACGTATTGAGATTGTCAAGGGACCGATGTCTACTCTTTACGGTTCTCAGGCAATGGGGGGAGTGGTGAATATTATTACGAAAGATGCGAATCGTCCTTTTACGGGAAACGTTTCTGTGCGTTATGGAAATAATGATGAGAGTAAATATTCCCTGTCTTTGGGGACTAAACAAGGACGTTTTTCTGCATTGACATCTCTTTCCTACCGTAAACGGGATGCTTATGCTTTAAAAGATGAAGAAGGGCAAATCGAGTATTCGTATTATAAGGATATATACGGGAGAGATTCCGTGGTTGCGGATACTTCGGAGAAAGGGATGTCCAGTGTAAATGGTTTCGAGATTTGGCAAGCAAATCAGAAGTTGAGTTACACGTTTAACGAGAATTTTCGGATCTCATTGAATGGGACATATTATAATAATGACGTGTTGGAGTACGTGGAGCAGAAAGAGAAGGATCGCTTTTCCAATTACAGTATAAATCCTCGGGTTTATTATGCTATTAATGATTCTCATATACTGGATTTCTCGTATGTGTTTGAGAATTACGAAAAGCGTTACGTTTATACCACTTCATTGCCTTCTAAAAAGGTTTTTGGAGATTTAACCAATACCGTTCGGTTGAATTATACCGGGTATATCCATGAAAAACATACCTTGACGGCCGGGATAGAAGTGAATACGCAGAAATTGCAACATTATTGGTTTGATAACGGTTCGGGGAAGAAATTTGATGCCCAGACGTATGTTTTGTATTTGCAGGAAGATTATGAGGTGAGTGATTCGTTTAGCGTGTTGGCTGGGGTTCGTTCGGATTGTCATTCAAAATACGGTTTCCACGCCAGCCCGAAAATTTCGTTGATGTATAAATATGGTGTTTTGACGCTGCGCGGTGGCTACGGGATGGGATTTCGTATACCATCTTTGAAAGAATTGCATAGTGAATATGATATGGGCGGGCAGGGATTTTTCATGATATACGGTAACGAAGATTTGGAGCCTGAGATCAGTCATCAAGGAACGTTTTCGGCCGAGGTGACGAAAGGAATTTTTAATGGTTCCGTCTCCGGTTATTATACGAGATTTTTTGACGAGATCGCTTTGGGCTTGACCTCGGACGGGAAAGATCAGCAATATTATAATGCAGATGATGCAACAAGAACGGGTGTTGACGTGATGGCGCAGTTCCGTTTTAAAAATGGATTGACCCTAAAAGGTGCTTATGCTTATATTGATGTACATTCCGAAGTGGATGGGTATAATATGGCGAGTGATCGTCCGCATAGTTTGACTTTTACGGCAAATTATTCCAAGACGTTCGGGAAGGTTGCTTTGTCGGCAGCCTTGAACGGGCGGTGGATGTCTTCGGTGGAGACATGGTACAAGAATAGTGCGGGTGGTTACGTGAAAAATGAATATGAGAGCCGGACTTTCTGTTCTTTGAATCTCGGCGCCCGTTTCCCAAGAGGTTTCCGTTTTACGGCAGGTATTGATAACCTGTTTGATTTCAAGGATAAAAATGTGACAGCCGATCAATCGGTGACCCCGCAGAGGGGGATCGGTTTTATCGGGACGTTGTCGGTGAATATAGCAGATTTATTAAAATTATAA
- a CDS encoding cobaltochelatase subunit CobN produces the protein MMRKKWLALGCLLIIVLLGIWAYNVWFGTTKIAFVNFQTITMGGIAKANDNSFIKLQEVPVEELDRLSGFDMVFVNGMGLRVVEEQRQQIQKAADKGVLVYTTMATNPANNICTIDSVDQVALRGYLGSGGRRNYKNMLNYIRKNMDKKLISVEEPGVPIERSSDVLYHVDMDKPGDELDFISVEEYEKYLKSKQLYKEGAKKIVVTGQMADATGLIDTLERVGYNVYPVLSLRRLLDFVREISPDAIINMAHGRLGDEVVKYLEERNILLFAPLTVNSLVEEWEQDPMGMSGGFMSQSIVTPEIDGAIRTSALFAQYEDKEGLRHSFAVPSRLKTYVENIQKTLALKEKPNSEKRVVIYYYKGPGQSAMSAAGMEVVPSLYNLLKKMKEEGYRVENLPANSKELEKMIMAEGAVFGTYANGVMDRFLKESHPLLISKEEYESWVKQALRPEKYAEVVAAFGEFPGEYMSTADGKLGVSRIQFGNVVIMPQPAAGGGDNAFQIVHGTDVAPPHSYVAAYLWMQYGFKADAMIHFGTHGSLEFTPKKQAALCDLDWPDRLVGSVPHLYIYSIGDVGEGMIAKRRGYGVLQSYLTPPFMESNVRGIYRNLTERIKIYNQKAYPEKGTADLKEVEKAALSVKELAVSLGMHRELGLDSVLNVPYTEEEILKIENFADELAAEKVTGQLYTMGVPYEAARIESSVYSMATDPIAYGLFGLDRLRGKADADVLKRKTIFTERYLDPAKRLVGRLLNGQEKVDDGFICRVAGITKEELAQAREIDQDRNAPKGMMAMMMAAAAKQPEVMPVKKEEGGHPMSGMMKNMMKQMGEGKTPEERLEMAKKMGAPEEALEKMKAAMGRENGEKGPNAKMGEMPGNKGTGGNPDMSAMMKAMMGKKAKEYSKEEVNKALAIMEVERTLKNVNNYKRALQESPDGELESLMNALNGGYTAPSPGGDPIVNPNTLPTGRNLFAINAEETPTESAWEKGMQLAKSTIEMYQKRHNGEFPKKVSYTLWSGEFIETGGATIAQVLYMLGVEPVRDAFGRVSDLKLIPSADLGRPRIDVVVQTSGQLRDIAASRLFLVNRAVEMAAAAKNDQYENQVAAGVLEAEKTLIDKGISPKDAREISTFRVFGGANGGYGTGIQGMVDAGDRWEDESEIAATYLNNMGAYYGSEKNWEKFQQFAFEAALTRTDVVVQPRQSNTWGALSLDHVYEFMGGLNLTVRNVTGKDPDAYLSDYRNRNNNKMQEVKEAIGVESRTTIFNPSYIKEKMKGEATSAAGFAEIVRNTYGWNVMKPSVIDNEMWDEIYNVYVRDKFNLGVQDFFEKQSPAALQEITAVMMETARKGMWKATDQQLADLSNLHTDLIQKYKPACSGFVCDNAKLRDFIASKATPEAAKQYQNSIKNVREVAADQSKGVVMKKDEIASETQKHTNKVNTPLIVGGVIVVLVGLAVLMRRRRKNI, from the coding sequence CTGATGAGAAAAAAGTGGCTTGCGTTGGGGTGTCTTTTAATTATCGTCTTGTTGGGGATCTGGGCGTACAACGTCTGGTTCGGAACCACCAAGATTGCTTTCGTGAATTTCCAGACGATTACGATGGGAGGTATCGCGAAGGCGAATGACAATTCATTTATTAAATTGCAGGAGGTACCCGTGGAGGAACTGGATCGGTTGTCCGGTTTTGATATGGTGTTTGTGAATGGCATGGGGCTGCGTGTCGTGGAGGAACAGCGGCAGCAGATACAGAAAGCGGCAGATAAAGGTGTACTCGTGTACACGACAATGGCGACGAATCCGGCGAATAATATATGCACGATTGATTCTGTTGACCAAGTCGCTTTGCGGGGTTATCTGGGAAGCGGTGGAAGACGGAATTACAAGAATATGCTGAACTATATCCGGAAGAATATGGATAAGAAGTTGATTTCCGTGGAAGAACCGGGAGTCCCGATCGAGAGGTCTTCGGATGTGTTATATCATGTCGATATGGATAAGCCGGGAGACGAGCTTGATTTTATTTCCGTGGAAGAGTACGAGAAGTATTTGAAGAGTAAGCAATTATATAAGGAGGGGGCGAAAAAGATCGTGGTGACCGGGCAGATGGCAGATGCTACGGGATTGATTGATACATTGGAGCGAGTGGGGTATAATGTTTACCCGGTTTTGTCTTTACGGCGTCTGCTTGATTTTGTGCGTGAAATTAGCCCGGATGCTATTATCAATATGGCTCATGGCAGGCTGGGAGATGAGGTCGTGAAATATCTGGAGGAACGTAATATCCTGTTGTTTGCCCCGTTGACCGTAAATAGTCTGGTAGAAGAATGGGAACAAGATCCGATGGGGATGTCCGGGGGATTTATGTCACAGAGTATCGTTACCCCTGAAATTGACGGGGCCATCCGGACGTCGGCACTCTTTGCCCAGTACGAGGATAAAGAGGGATTGCGTCATTCTTTTGCAGTTCCTTCACGGTTGAAGACATACGTGGAAAATATTCAGAAGACGTTGGCTTTGAAGGAAAAGCCGAATAGCGAGAAACGAGTTGTTATTTACTATTATAAAGGTCCGGGACAAAGTGCCATGAGTGCTGCCGGAATGGAAGTGGTCCCCTCGTTGTATAATCTTTTGAAAAAGATGAAGGAAGAGGGATATAGGGTCGAGAATCTTCCGGCAAATTCCAAGGAATTGGAGAAGATGATCATGGCGGAAGGAGCCGTGTTCGGTACTTACGCGAACGGGGTGATGGATCGTTTTCTGAAAGAGAGTCACCCGCTGCTGATTTCAAAAGAGGAGTACGAGAGTTGGGTGAAACAGGCTTTACGGCCGGAAAAATATGCCGAGGTGGTAGCTGCTTTCGGGGAGTTTCCCGGGGAATACATGAGTACTGCCGATGGTAAGTTAGGGGTATCCCGCATACAGTTCGGGAACGTGGTCATTATGCCACAGCCGGCAGCCGGAGGTGGGGATAATGCTTTCCAGATTGTACACGGGACGGATGTCGCACCTCCTCATTCCTACGTGGCCGCTTATTTGTGGATGCAGTACGGGTTCAAGGCGGATGCCATGATTCATTTCGGAACGCATGGTAGTTTGGAGTTTACACCCAAAAAACAAGCTGCGTTGTGTGATTTGGATTGGCCCGATCGATTGGTGGGCAGCGTGCCTCATCTTTACATCTATTCTATCGGTGATGTGGGTGAGGGGATGATTGCCAAACGTCGCGGGTATGGCGTGTTGCAATCTTATTTGACTCCCCCGTTTATGGAGAGTAACGTGAGGGGCATTTATCGGAATCTGACGGAAAGAATAAAGATATATAATCAGAAAGCCTACCCGGAGAAAGGTACGGCTGACCTGAAGGAGGTGGAGAAGGCTGCCTTGTCGGTGAAGGAGTTAGCTGTTTCTTTGGGAATGCATCGGGAGTTGGGGTTGGATAGCGTGTTGAATGTTCCCTACACGGAAGAGGAAATATTGAAGATCGAGAATTTTGCGGATGAGTTGGCGGCGGAGAAGGTTACCGGACAATTGTACACGATGGGGGTTCCATACGAGGCTGCCCGCATTGAATCGTCTGTTTACTCGATGGCAACCGATCCGATAGCTTACGGGTTGTTCGGGTTAGATCGGTTGAGAGGTAAGGCGGATGCTGATGTGTTGAAACGGAAAACTATTTTTACCGAGCGTTATCTCGATCCGGCCAAGCGATTGGTGGGGAGACTGCTGAATGGTCAGGAGAAAGTGGATGATGGTTTCATTTGTCGGGTGGCGGGTATCACGAAAGAAGAGTTGGCGCAGGCTCGTGAAATCGATCAAGACCGGAATGCTCCTAAGGGGATGATGGCGATGATGATGGCTGCCGCGGCGAAACAACCGGAAGTTATGCCTGTGAAGAAGGAAGAGGGAGGACATCCTATGTCCGGAATGATGAAGAATATGATGAAACAGATGGGTGAGGGGAAGACTCCCGAAGAGCGTTTGGAGATGGCAAAAAAGATGGGAGCGCCCGAAGAGGCTTTGGAAAAAATGAAAGCGGCTATGGGAAGGGAGAATGGTGAAAAAGGCCCGAATGCGAAGATGGGAGAGATGCCGGGGAACAAGGGGACTGGAGGAAACCCGGATATGAGTGCCATGATGAAGGCGATGATGGGAAAGAAAGCCAAGGAATATTCCAAAGAAGAGGTGAATAAGGCGTTGGCTATTATGGAAGTGGAACGGACGTTGAAAAACGTGAATAATTATAAGCGGGCATTACAGGAAAGTCCGGATGGTGAGTTGGAGTCGTTGATGAACGCCTTGAATGGCGGTTACACGGCTCCTTCTCCCGGGGGAGATCCTATCGTGAACCCGAATACTTTGCCGACGGGACGGAATCTTTTTGCTATAAATGCAGAGGAAACGCCGACGGAATCAGCTTGGGAAAAAGGAATGCAGTTGGCAAAGAGTACAATCGAGATGTATCAGAAACGACATAACGGGGAGTTCCCGAAAAAGGTCAGTTACACGCTTTGGTCCGGAGAGTTTATTGAAACGGGCGGGGCCACGATTGCCCAAGTGTTGTATATGCTTGGAGTGGAACCTGTGCGGGATGCTTTCGGGCGGGTGAGTGATTTGAAATTAATCCCGTCGGCTGATTTGGGGCGTCCGCGTATAGACGTGGTTGTACAGACTTCCGGACAATTACGGGATATTGCTGCCTCTCGTCTTTTCTTGGTGAACCGGGCCGTGGAGATGGCTGCAGCAGCCAAGAATGACCAATACGAGAATCAAGTGGCGGCCGGGGTGCTGGAAGCGGAAAAGACGTTGATTGATAAAGGTATTTCCCCGAAAGATGCCCGTGAGATTTCAACTTTCCGGGTCTTCGGGGGTGCGAATGGTGGTTACGGAACCGGAATACAGGGGATGGTTGATGCCGGAGACCGTTGGGAAGATGAATCGGAAATTGCAGCCACCTACTTGAATAACATGGGTGCTTATTACGGTAGCGAGAAGAACTGGGAGAAATTCCAGCAGTTTGCTTTCGAGGCGGCCTTGACCCGTACGGACGTGGTGGTTCAACCCCGGCAGAGTAACACGTGGGGAGCGTTAAGTTTGGATCACGTGTACGAGTTTATGGGAGGCTTGAACCTGACGGTTCGCAACGTGACGGGGAAAGATCCGGATGCTTATCTCAGTGACTACCGGAACCGGAATAACAATAAGATGCAGGAGGTGAAAGAGGCTATCGGCGTGGAGTCGAGAACCACGATTTTCAACCCTTCTTATATCAAGGAGAAGATGAAGGGAGAAGCGACTTCTGCAGCCGGTTTTGCTGAAATTGTCCGTAATACATACGGTTGGAACGTGATGAAACCTTCGGTGATCGATAACGAGATGTGGGATGAGATTTACAACGTGTATGTGAGGGATAAATTTAATCTGGGGGTACAGGATTTCTTCGAGAAACAGAGCCCGGCAGCCTTACAGGAAATCACGGCCGTGATGATGGAGACAGCGCGTAAGGGAATGTGGAAGGCGACGGATCAGCAATTGGCTGATTTATCGAATTTACATACGGATTTGATTCAGAAATATAAACCGGCTTGTTCCGGGTTTGTATGCGATAATGCCAAATTACGTGATTTTATCGCGTCTAAAGCGACTCCCGAAGCTGCCAAGCAATATCAGAATAGCATAAAGAATGTGCGGGAAGTGGCGGCAGATCAGTCCAAAGGTGTTGTGATGAAGAAGGATGAAATTGCTTCTGAGACGCAAAAACATACGAATAAGGTGAACACGCCTTTGATTGTGGGAGGGGTGATTGTCGTGTTGGTCGGTTTGGCTGTATTGATGAGAAGAAGACGTAAAAATATATAA
- a CDS encoding MotA/TolQ/ExbB proton channel family protein, protein MNTISDIMFWISNGLLVPVVVLLILLFFRSLLLVGNFFGQYVSIRKTDKLIREQMDKLHVNNVDDFANRLPEKNHSLVVMFMKRILEEQKNKAQLQRLLANFEIAADKDLATSKTLGKLGPILGLMGTLIPMGPALVGLSTGDIASMAYNMQVAFATTVIGLVAGAIGFLTQQVKQRWYLQDMTNLECLVEVLNEKNDQK, encoded by the coding sequence ATGAATACGATTTCTGATATTATGTTCTGGATCTCAAACGGGTTACTGGTCCCGGTTGTTGTATTGTTGATTTTATTGTTTTTCCGTTCTTTGTTATTGGTGGGAAATTTCTTTGGCCAGTATGTTTCTATTCGTAAGACGGATAAATTGATTCGGGAGCAAATGGATAAATTGCACGTGAATAATGTGGATGATTTTGCCAATCGGTTGCCGGAGAAGAATCATTCTTTAGTTGTGATGTTTATGAAACGGATTTTGGAGGAACAGAAGAATAAAGCCCAATTACAACGTCTTTTGGCTAATTTTGAAATTGCTGCCGATAAGGATTTGGCCACGTCTAAAACATTGGGAAAGCTAGGACCTATCCTCGGGTTGATGGGAACTTTGATCCCGATGGGACCTGCGCTGGTCGGTTTGTCGACGGGGGATATTGCTTCTATGGCTTATAATATGCAAGTGGCTTTTGCCACGACGGTTATCGGGTTGGTGGCCGGTGCGATCGGTTTCTTGACCCAACAGGTGAAACAACGCTGGTATTTACAGGATATGACTAACTTGGAGTGTCTGGTGGAGGTGTTGAACGAGAAAAATGATCAGAAATGA